A genomic stretch from Rhodobacterales bacterium HKCCA1288 includes:
- a CDS encoding DUF484 family protein produces the protein MLGDWRERVLKDPELILEDRDLMRVLISANDRLMGGNVVDMRGIAMERLESRLERLEDTHRSVIAAAYENLTGTNQIHRAVLRVLEAENFEDFLKITAADLPEILRVDRAKLVLESHEAEERDPDDLSGLDEVLSIVPAGFVDAYLTGGRDVPSRQVTLRGASPHAEQVFGTAAEWIKSEGLVRLDMGPDRLPGMLAFAAEDPHQFRPSQGTDLLAFFAGVYERVMHTYLG, from the coding sequence ATGCTCGGCGATTGGCGTGAGCGCGTTCTCAAAGACCCCGAACTCATCCTAGAGGATCGCGACCTAATGCGCGTTCTGATCTCGGCCAATGATCGGCTGATGGGCGGTAATGTGGTCGATATGCGCGGCATTGCAATGGAGCGATTGGAAAGCCGCCTTGAACGCCTAGAGGACACGCATCGCTCTGTGATCGCGGCAGCCTATGAAAATCTGACGGGCACTAATCAAATTCACCGCGCCGTTTTGCGTGTGTTAGAGGCCGAGAATTTCGAAGATTTTTTAAAAATTACAGCCGCAGACCTACCTGAAATCCTGCGTGTTGATCGCGCGAAACTGGTTCTCGAAAGTCATGAGGCCGAAGAACGTGACCCCGATGACCTGAGCGGTCTTGATGAGGTTCTCTCCATCGTGCCGGCAGGTTTTGTTGATGCCTATCTCACAGGCGGGCGCGATGTGCCCTCGCGTCAGGTTACATTGCGCGGCGCAAGCCCCCATGCCGAACAGGTTTTTGGCACGGCCGCAGAATGGATCAAATCCGAAGGTCTTGTGCGTCTGGATATGGGGCCAGATCGGCTGCCTGGGATGTTGGCTTTTGCCGCAGAAGACCCGCATCAATTCCGCCCCAGCCAAGGGACTGACCTCTTGGCGTTTTTTGCAGGCGTCTATGAGCGCGTGATGCATACCTATTTGGGCTAA
- a CDS encoding primosomal protein N' has translation MEADYFTEGALVGVLTAEPLDRVLDYRAPEGGCGIGAFVEVPLGPRRVIGVVWGRGQGGYDPAKIRKIANVVDVAPMRPEMRQFLERAAQYTFTPLSAMLRLATRAPALGASPQARRLYTRGASTPARMTDARARVMDVIDEYGGAALSQSELAQAAGVSSAVIKGLVEQGALAQVEAPRDAPFPALDHHLEGKNLSPDQADISRRLRHKIAAGGFGASLLKGVTGSGKTEVYLEAVAEALAKGQQALVLLPEIALSAEFLTRVEARFGARPAEWHSGITMAERRRVWKMVGEGEAQLVVGARSSLFLPFRDLGLIVVDEEHDASYKQEDGVFYNARDMAVLRGSVAGAQVILASATPSLETWANAEAGKYERFDLPARFGASELPQMSAIDMRLEDVPSGQWISPSLAHEVAARISAGEQSLLFLNRRGFAPITLCRACGVQIACDHCDARMVEHRFQKRLMCHQCGETKDIPETCPACGVDGKLTALGPGVERIAEEAQALFPQARVAILSSDLFGSARALKAQIAEIAEGGCDIIIGTQLVAKGHNFPNLTLVGVVDADLGLHGSDLRAAERSFQLMRQVAGRAGRAEKAGVAMMQTYQPEHPVITAILANDDEGFWRAEAAMREAAAMPPYGRLAGIVISSPDLAECFDLGNHLARHDGPLRQIEAQVFGPAPAPVARVRGRHRVRLLVKAPKGAPIQAALAHWLNGLKYSNKLRLSVDIDPQSFY, from the coding sequence ATGGAAGCTGATTATTTCACTGAAGGGGCGCTTGTTGGTGTGCTGACCGCTGAACCGCTGGATCGCGTGCTGGATTATCGCGCGCCAGAGGGTGGCTGTGGGATCGGTGCCTTTGTCGAAGTGCCGCTTGGGCCGCGCCGCGTGATTGGCGTGGTTTGGGGCCGGGGGCAGGGGGGCTATGACCCTGCAAAAATTCGTAAAATCGCGAATGTGGTGGATGTGGCGCCAATGCGCCCTGAAATGCGCCAATTTCTAGAGCGCGCGGCGCAATACACCTTTACGCCCTTGTCGGCGATGCTGCGTTTGGCCACGCGCGCGCCTGCATTGGGGGCTTCGCCTCAAGCGCGCAGACTATACACGCGGGGGGCAAGCACGCCTGCGCGGATGACGGATGCGCGGGCCCGTGTCATGGATGTGATTGACGAATATGGGGGGGCCGCGCTGTCGCAATCCGAATTGGCGCAGGCGGCAGGGGTCAGCAGCGCGGTCATCAAAGGATTGGTCGAACAAGGCGCATTGGCGCAAGTCGAGGCCCCCCGCGATGCGCCTTTCCCCGCTTTGGATCATCACCTTGAGGGCAAGAACCTCAGCCCCGATCAGGCCGATATCTCACGCCGCTTGCGCCACAAAATTGCGGCAGGCGGCTTTGGAGCTAGTTTACTCAAGGGGGTCACGGGGTCAGGCAAAACCGAAGTCTATCTTGAGGCGGTTGCCGAGGCTTTGGCAAAAGGCCAACAGGCGCTTGTCCTTTTGCCTGAGATTGCCCTTTCTGCGGAATTCCTGACGCGGGTTGAAGCGCGGTTTGGTGCGCGCCCTGCCGAATGGCATTCAGGGATCACCATGGCAGAACGGCGGCGCGTCTGGAAAATGGTGGGCGAAGGGGAGGCGCAATTGGTGGTGGGCGCGCGCTCTAGCCTGTTCCTGCCGTTCCGAGATTTGGGTTTGATCGTGGTCGATGAAGAACATGATGCCTCTTACAAGCAGGAAGACGGCGTGTTCTACAATGCCCGCGACATGGCTGTTCTGCGCGGCTCCGTTGCAGGCGCGCAGGTGATCTTGGCATCGGCGACCCCTTCGCTTGAGACATGGGCGAATGCGGAGGCGGGCAAATATGAACGCTTTGATCTGCCCGCGCGGTTTGGCGCGTCTGAATTGCCACAGATGAGCGCGATTGATATGCGCCTTGAGGATGTGCCCTCGGGGCAATGGATTTCACCGAGCTTGGCGCATGAGGTGGCGGCGCGTATTTCAGCAGGTGAGCAAAGCTTGCTATTCCTCAATCGCCGTGGGTTTGCGCCGATTACCCTATGCCGTGCTTGCGGTGTGCAAATCGCCTGTGATCATTGTGATGCTCGCATGGTTGAACACCGCTTTCAAAAGCGGTTGATGTGCCATCAATGCGGCGAGACGAAAGATATTCCCGAAACCTGCCCCGCCTGTGGCGTTGATGGTAAGTTGACGGCCTTAGGGCCTGGGGTCGAACGCATTGCCGAAGAGGCGCAAGCCCTATTTCCACAGGCGCGCGTGGCGATTTTATCATCTGATTTGTTTGGCTCCGCCCGCGCGCTGAAAGCGCAGATTGCTGAGATTGCAGAAGGCGGATGCGATATTATTATCGGCACGCAATTGGTGGCCAAGGGGCATAATTTCCCGAACCTCACCTTGGTGGGGGTGGTGGATGCTGATCTTGGGTTGCACGGCTCTGACCTGCGCGCGGCTGAGCGCAGTTTTCAGCTGATGCGCCAAGTTGCAGGCCGCGCAGGGCGCGCTGAAAAAGCAGGGGTCGCCATGATGCAGACCTATCAGCCCGAGCACCCCGTGATCACCGCCATTCTGGCAAATGATGATGAGGGGTTCTGGCGTGCCGAGGCCGCGATGCGCGAAGCGGCCGCGATGCCACCCTATGGCAGGCTTGCGGGGATCGTGATCTCAAGCCCCGATTTGGCCGAATGTTTTGATCTGGGCAATCATCTGGCCCGCCATGATGGCCCGCTGCGTCAGATTGAGGCGCAGGTTTTTGGCCCTGCCCCTGCGCCTGTCGCACGGGTGCGGGGGCGGCATCGTGTGCGCCTTTTGGTCAAGGCCCCAAAAGGCGCGCCCATTCAAGCTGCGCTTGCGCATTGGCTGAACGGATTGAAATATTCCAACAAGCTGCGTCTCTCGGTCGATATTGATCCGCAAAGTTTCTATTGA
- a CDS encoding histidinol-phosphate transaminase, which produces MSARGTYPDPKAGIMQIALYQGGLSALQGHQNPIKLSSNENPFGPSPKARAAIEAATADMHRYPDTGHTALRAAIGALHGLDPDRIICGVGSDEVIQFLCHAFAGQGDEVLFTEHGFAMYRICALMVGATPVEVPEADFRVDIDAVIAGITPRTRLVFIANPANPTGTFLSHEELTRLADAIPPNCLLVIDAAYAEFVDGYDGGASLATERDNVVMTRTFSKLYGLGGLRVGWGYGAKGLIEILTRLRQPFNLSTLALAGAEAAIADQDFAQNSVRINNAERDTLTRGLRELGIKVSDSEANFILARFEDEATADAADAFFKSRGIIVRAPKSYKIPHGLRITIGRPEDNVHVLAAMRAFRGAE; this is translated from the coding sequence ATGAGCGCGCGCGGCACATATCCTGACCCCAAGGCAGGGATCATGCAGATTGCCCTTTATCAGGGCGGATTAAGTGCGCTTCAGGGGCATCAAAACCCGATTAAACTTTCGTCAAACGAAAATCCGTTCGGGCCAAGCCCCAAGGCTCGCGCGGCGATTGAGGCGGCAACGGCGGATATGCACCGCTACCCTGACACGGGTCACACGGCCTTGCGCGCAGCCATAGGCGCGTTGCACGGGCTTGACCCTGATCGCATTATCTGTGGCGTTGGTTCGGATGAGGTGATCCAGTTTCTGTGCCACGCTTTTGCGGGGCAGGGGGATGAGGTTCTGTTCACCGAGCATGGATTTGCCATGTATCGCATCTGTGCGCTGATGGTTGGCGCCACACCCGTTGAGGTTCCCGAGGCGGATTTTCGTGTCGATATTGATGCCGTGATCGCGGGGATAACGCCGCGCACCCGATTGGTGTTTATTGCTAACCCTGCAAACCCAACAGGCACTTTTCTCAGCCATGAGGAATTGACGCGTTTGGCCGATGCTATCCCGCCAAATTGTTTGTTGGTGATTGATGCGGCCTATGCAGAGTTTGTTGATGGGTATGATGGCGGTGCAAGCCTTGCAACAGAGCGCGACAATGTTGTGATGACCCGCACGTTTTCCAAGCTTTATGGGCTTGGGGGCCTCCGGGTGGGGTGGGGCTATGGCGCGAAAGGGTTAATTGAAATTTTAACGCGTTTGCGTCAGCCCTTTAACCTCTCAACCCTTGCGCTTGCAGGGGCAGAGGCGGCGATTGCAGACCAAGATTTCGCCCAAAATTCGGTGCGCATCAACAATGCCGAGCGCGATACCCTGACGCGAGGCTTGCGTGAGTTGGGGATCAAAGTGTCGGACAGTGAAGCGAACTTCATCTTGGCCCGTTTCGAGGATGAGGCGACCGCTGACGCGGCTGATGCGTTTTTCAAATCGCGCGGCATTATCGTGCGGGCGCCAAAGTCTTATAAAATTCCGCATGGGCTGCGGATCACCATCGGGCGGCCCGAGGATAATGTTCATGTTCTGGCGGCAATGCGCGCCTTCAGGGGGGCGGAATGA
- a CDS encoding tyrosine recombinase XerC: MLIAPATRDLFERWITHLRGVEGRAEATIEAYGRDLRDFLEFHARHDPDNRGPNALKSISLRDMRAYMAAMRARGVSARSLARALSSVRSFYNWWSDHDGFDASVVLSMRAPRYQRSLPRPLSEGDARHLLDQVASEDHRPWVQARDLAIVTLLYGCGLRRGEALALTGATLPLGDVLRVRGKGNKERELPVLPAARNALARYADLCPYELTADAPLFRGIRGGALNPRIIALIVEKARMQLGLPPSATPHALRHSFATHLLNAGGDLRAIQELLGHASLSTTQAYTAIDTKRLVEIYETAHPKARAV, translated from the coding sequence ATGCTGATTGCCCCCGCCACCCGTGATCTTTTCGAGCGATGGATCACCCATTTGCGCGGGGTGGAGGGGCGTGCGGAGGCCACGATCGAGGCCTATGGGCGGGATCTGCGTGATTTTCTTGAATTTCACGCCCGCCATGACCCAGACAACCGCGGCCCAAACGCCCTAAAATCTATCAGCTTGCGCGACATGCGGGCCTATATGGCCGCGATGCGCGCGCGCGGTGTATCAGCCCGATCTTTGGCGCGCGCCTTGTCATCGGTGCGCAGTTTTTACAATTGGTGGTCAGACCACGATGGCTTTGATGCAAGCGTGGTGCTCTCTATGCGCGCGCCCCGCTATCAACGCAGCCTGCCGCGCCCTCTGAGCGAAGGGGATGCACGCCACCTGCTTGACCAAGTGGCGAGCGAAGATCACCGCCCGTGGGTGCAGGCCCGAGATTTGGCGATTGTCACGCTGCTGTATGGGTGCGGTTTGCGCCGTGGTGAGGCTTTGGCCCTTACAGGGGCGACCCTCCCCTTAGGCGATGTCTTACGGGTGCGCGGCAAGGGCAATAAGGAACGCGAATTGCCCGTTTTGCCCGCTGCACGCAACGCATTGGCGCGCTATGCTGACCTGTGCCCTTATGAATTGACCGCCGATGCGCCGCTTTTTCGCGGCATTCGCGGCGGCGCGCTAAACCCGCGCATCATTGCACTGATTGTCGAGAAAGCACGGATGCAGCTTGGCCTGCCCCCAAGCGCGACACCGCACGCGCTGCGACACAGTTTTGCTACCCATCTGCTAAATGCAGGGGGCGATTTGCGCGCCATTCAAGAATTGCTTGGCCATGCAAGCCTATCGACAACCCAAGCCTATACTGCGATTGACACGAAAAGATTGGTTGAGATTTACGAAACCGCCCATCCCAAAGCGCGCGCGGTTTAA
- a CDS encoding inositol monophosphatase, with the protein MQGSANLNVMIKAARKAGRSLLKDFREVENLQVSSKGPGDFVSRADRAAEEILREELMGARPNYGFLGEEGGEIAGTDPTRRWIVDPLDGTTNYLHGLPHWAVSIALEHKGEVVSAVVYDPSRDELFFAEKGAGAWLNDSQRLRVSARNRLIESIFAMGVPFGTQKYLPAVLRDMGQLLPVCAGVRRLGAGSLDLAYVAAGRYEGFWDYHLKPWDFAAGLLIVREAGGFVEPIREGQDMMVDGHLIAAAEPIFEAFAKIIRSREDS; encoded by the coding sequence ATGCAAGGTTCTGCAAATCTCAACGTCATGATCAAAGCTGCCCGTAAAGCGGGGCGCAGCTTGTTGAAAGATTTCCGTGAGGTTGAGAACCTTCAAGTTTCTTCAAAGGGGCCGGGCGATTTCGTAAGCCGTGCGGATCGGGCCGCGGAGGAAATTCTGCGCGAAGAATTGATGGGCGCACGCCCCAATTATGGTTTCTTGGGCGAAGAAGGTGGCGAGATTGCAGGCACTGACCCAACCCGCCGTTGGATTGTTGACCCGCTTGATGGCACGACAAACTATTTGCATGGTCTGCCCCATTGGGCCGTGTCCATCGCGCTTGAGCATAAGGGCGAGGTCGTCTCTGCGGTGGTATATGATCCAAGCCGCGATGAATTGTTTTTTGCCGAAAAAGGTGCGGGTGCCTGGCTTAATGACAGTCAACGCTTGCGCGTCTCGGCCCGCAATCGTTTGATTGAATCAATCTTTGCAATGGGCGTTCCTTTCGGCACGCAGAAATATCTGCCCGCTGTCTTGCGCGATATGGGGCAGCTTTTGCCTGTTTGCGCGGGGGTTCGCCGCTTGGGTGCAGGCTCGCTTGATCTCGCCTATGTGGCGGCGGGGCGGTATGAGGGTTTTTGGGATTACCACCTGAAGCCATGGGATTTTGCCGCAGGTCTGTTGATCGTGCGCGAAGCGGGCGGCTTTGTTGAGCCGATCCGCGAAGGGCAGGATATGATGGTGGATGGCCACCTAATTGCCGCTGCTGAGCCGATTTTTGAGGCTTTCGCGAAAATCATCCGCAGCCGCGAGGACAGTTAA
- a CDS encoding LysR family transcriptional regulator translates to MHIEFRHLRTIKAIHECGGLAKAADQLHITQSALSHQIKGLEDQAGLELFVRRSKPMRLSAAGMKLLRLAEEVLPRIEALEDEFSGLRSGKAGRLHIAIECHACFDWLLPVLEAFRTAWPEVDVDIRPGLQFEALPALLREEVDLVVSSDPEDLDGVDFTPLFDYEPVFICSKDHPLAQKDFISAEDFAQETLITYPVDRARLDVFTEVLMPAGIEPKAIRRVELSAVIVLLVASMRGVAVLPDWVVRGQALQNASIVSKRLTQNGVTKRLYGATRAEDTAKPFMANVLRLARTEPPKLQRRG, encoded by the coding sequence ATGCATATCGAGTTTCGTCACCTGCGCACGATCAAAGCGATCCATGAATGCGGTGGCCTCGCCAAAGCGGCGGATCAGTTGCACATCACGCAAAGTGCTTTGAGCCACCAGATCAAGGGGCTGGAGGATCAAGCGGGGTTGGAACTATTTGTGCGCCGCTCCAAACCCATGCGGCTTTCTGCGGCGGGGATGAAGCTGCTGCGTTTGGCTGAAGAGGTTTTGCCACGCATCGAGGCCTTAGAAGATGAGTTTTCAGGCCTTCGGTCTGGCAAAGCGGGGCGGTTGCATATCGCCATTGAATGCCACGCCTGTTTTGACTGGCTTTTGCCCGTGCTTGAGGCCTTCCGCACCGCATGGCCAGAGGTTGATGTCGATATTCGCCCCGGTTTGCAATTCGAGGCCCTGCCTGCCCTTCTGCGCGAGGAGGTGGATTTGGTTGTCTCCTCTGATCCAGAAGATTTGGATGGGGTCGATTTTACCCCGCTCTTTGATTACGAGCCCGTTTTCATCTGCTCTAAGGATCATCCGCTTGCACAAAAGGATTTCATCAGCGCCGAGGATTTCGCGCAGGAAACCTTGATCACATACCCCGTAGATCGCGCGCGGCTGGATGTATTTACCGAAGTTTTGATGCCCGCAGGGATCGAGCCAAAAGCAATTCGGCGGGTCGAGCTATCTGCCGTGATCGTGCTTTTGGTGGCCTCTATGCGCGGGGTGGCAGTTTTGCCCGATTGGGTTGTGCGGGGGCAGGCGTTGCAAAACGCCTCTATTGTCTCGAAACGCCTGACGCAAAACGGGGTGACCAAACGTCTCTATGGGGCTACGCGTGCCGAAGATACGGCCAAGCCCTTCATGGCCAATGTGCTGCGCCTTGCGCGCACTGAGCCACCAAAATTACAGCGCCGTGGTTAA
- the metF gene encoding methylenetetrahydrofolate reductase [NAD(P)H] — protein sequence MSTPRISFEFFPPQSIEASFRLWDTLGKLAPLSPEFVSVTYGAGGTTRDLTHDAVKTIHANYGVAVAAHLTCVNATREETLAIADSYAEAGVTEIVALRGDPPKGAGKFTPHPEGFASSVELVEALAKTGKFHLRVGAYPDPHPEAENLDACVEFLKRKVDAGANSAITQFFFEADTFFRFRDACADAGINAPIIPGILPVNNWTRVRRFASACGAHIPAWVDEAYEKAIRDDRETLLSTALCTELCSDLIEGGVDDLHFYTLNTPELTRDICAALGVTPKQALAQVA from the coding sequence ATGTCCACACCGCGCATTTCATTCGAGTTCTTTCCACCTCAGTCGATTGAGGCCTCCTTCCGCCTGTGGGACACATTGGGCAAGTTGGCCCCGCTCTCGCCCGAGTTTGTCTCCGTGACCTATGGCGCAGGCGGCACAACGCGGGACTTGACCCATGATGCCGTGAAAACAATTCACGCTAATTATGGCGTTGCGGTTGCAGCGCATCTGACTTGCGTGAACGCGACCCGCGAAGAAACTTTGGCCATTGCGGACAGCTATGCTGAGGCGGGCGTGACCGAGATCGTGGCATTGCGCGGCGACCCACCGAAAGGTGCAGGCAAATTCACCCCCCATCCTGAGGGATTTGCAAGTTCGGTCGAATTGGTTGAGGCCTTGGCCAAAACGGGCAAATTTCACCTACGTGTGGGCGCCTATCCTGACCCGCATCCAGAGGCAGAAAACCTAGATGCCTGTGTCGAGTTCCTGAAGCGCAAGGTTGATGCAGGTGCGAATTCCGCAATCACACAGTTTTTCTTTGAAGCTGATACGTTTTTCCGCTTCCGCGATGCTTGTGCGGATGCGGGGATCAATGCACCCATTATTCCTGGAATTCTGCCCGTCAACAATTGGACACGCGTGCGCCGATTTGCATCGGCCTGCGGTGCGCATATTCCCGCTTGGGTGGATGAGGCCTATGAAAAGGCCATCCGCGATGACCGCGAAACGCTGCTGTCGACCGCCCTGTGCACCGAACTTTGCAGCGATTTGATCGAAGGCGGCGTTGACGATTTGCATTTTTACACTCTCAACACGCCTGAATTGACGCGCGATATTTGCGCTGCCCTTGGCGTGACACCGAAACAAGCCTTGGCACAAGTTGCATAA